The genomic stretch CGCCCGACAATGGCGGGGGCTTTGCGCAATCGGGCGGAGCCGGACGCGAGGAGCAGAGCGTCGGTCGACAGGGAGCGGGCTATGGGGGATCGGGCGGTGATCGCAGGCAAGGCGCGGGCGCAGAGAATGGCGATCGGGCGCCGAATGGCGAGCCTCGCCGCGTCGCTGATCGCCGTGGCGGCGACGTCTATCTGTGAGGCGCACGCCGAGGGTCGGCCGGTATCGAGCAATATTTGCGAGAGGGAGATGATCCGCGCCTCCAATGAGAATGCGGTTCCTCTCGCAGTGCTCTATGCGGTGGCGCTCACCGAGACGGGGCAAAAGGGCGCGCTCAACGCTTTCGCGATGAACGTCGAGGGGCGCGCGGTGTTCAGCGCCGATTTCCGCGAGGCGATGATGCGATTTCTCGCGGCGAAGCGTTCCGGCGCCGTGCTCATCGATATCGGCTGCATGCAGGTCAATCATCACTATCACGGCGCGCGCTTCGCGAGCGTCGAGGCGATGTTCGATCCGCGCGCCAATGTCGATTACGCGGCGCGCTTCCTCAAGGATCTGCACAAGCGCGAAGGCACATGGACCTCGGCCGTCGCGCGCTATCACGCCGGGCCCAAGAATACGCCTGCGCAGAAGAGCTATGTGTGTGCGGTCATCGCCAATATGATCGCCAGCGGCTTCGGCGCCTGGACCGACGCCTCGCGCGACTTCTGCCGTCCGCGCCGAGAAGCCGCGTCGCACTGAGCGCGCCGGGCGCTCAGCGCCGCTCTGCGTCTGCGGCCGCGCGATGCAGATAGGAGGCGAAGGCGTCGAATATTTTGCGCATCTGCGGCGGCTTGTAGGGGAACACGTCGACAGGGTCCATGTCGTGGACCAGCAGCGTGTGATCGACCTTGAAGACGACCAGCTCGCCGCTCTCCGTCTCCGCGCAATCTACGCCGAAATAGGTGAGGCCCACGCAGTCGATCAGCGCCTCGAAGGCGCCCGTGTGGCGCGTCACGAAATCGTCGTCGAAGGTCGCGAAGAAGCGCTCCTCTTCGCGCCGGCGCCGCAGATCCGCTTCCATTCGCGCATCGACATAGGAGCCGTTCCAGCCCTCGGAGACGGCGAGATGGCAGGCGTAGGGACGTCGGTCGATGAACAGCAGGCGGATCTTTCGATAGAGACCGTCCTGTCCACGGCAGTCGACGAATGGCGAGACGAGATAGGCGCGGTCCGAGCGCTTCGCGAGATAGAGGCCGAGGGCGAGCGCGGTGTCGATCTTCTCGGCGCCGCGCTCATTGCGCTGCTCCATCGCGCGGATGACGATCGGAAAGCTTCCGCTTGCCTCGCTCGACTCTGCGATATCGCACAGCTCGTCGTGCAGCATGCGACGCAGCACGGGCGTGCGCAGCCCGGCCTCCGTCAGATTGGCGGCCAGCTCGATCGGCTCCAGCATGGAGACGCGGCCTGGAAGGTTGACGACCGGCGTCGGCCAATAGGCGAGCATTTCCTCGAGCTCGGCGAGCAGGCGGCGATTGAGGCTCGTCGCCGCGATCGCGACAAAGGCGAGATCATGATCCGGCAGGACGGTGGGCAGCTCGCGGCCGGGCATCACATAGACCATCGTCAAGGCGATGTCGGAGCCTTCCAGCAGAAATTCGAGCGGCGTGTTGGCGCCTATGTCGGCGGCTGCGACGAATGCGAGAACGCGCAATCTCGGATTGGCGCCGCAGCATGTGCTGCGGAACACACGCTGCTTGCTCAGCGCCATCGCCTGCCGCTTCAATCCGGTCGCGAGATTGCCCTCGAGCTGGTCGATGACCGCGAGATCCATCAAGGCGCCGGCGTGGTTCGGGTCGCGCTCGCACATGCCGAGCAGACGGCCGGCGACGCGGCTCAGATCGACGCCGGCGAAAGCCAGCCGCGTCAGCTTGGCGAGGCCGATCGGCAGCGCGTTCATGGGGTCCGACGATTGCTCGATACGCATAAATTCACCGTCTGCCGCTCCGATCGCCGAACGGAACTCGGCGCATCCGTCGCCGTCGACGCGCCTCGCGTCCGATGCGATAGCTAACGAGCCAACATTTCCCGAAGCTTGTCGAAATTTCGCAGCGCGATTCAACTTTGCGCGAATTTGAGCTATCCATTTCTAGTTCATCGATTCGAGGAACGATCGCATGGTTGACGCTCCGACATTTCGCTCCGATGGCCCGCGCCGCGCGCCGACGCTGCGCAAGCCGAAGATCGCCCCGCCGCAGCTCTTCGCGGAGCGCCGCACGCCGCCGACGCGACCGACGCGCGATATCGGCGAGCTGGCCCTGCGCACGGTCGGGGTCGCTCTCGCGGTCGTGTCGACGGCCTTCGCCGGCTATATGATCTCGGATGCGGAGCGACGCCCGCAATTCGCCGGCCTCGAGCATCTCGCTATCTACAGCCGCCCCACGGTCCTCGCCGCCAAGCGCATTCAGACGCAGATCGCCGATCAGCGTGGGAAGGTCGACTTCACGCCCGTCGGTTCGATCGGCGAGCCGCAGTCGGAGGCCGGCGTTCCCGGATTCGCGCTGCTCAGCGTGCGATCGGGAGTGGCTCTGCTGCAGACCCCGAATGCGATCATCAAAGTGTCGCCGGGCGATCTGGTGGAGGGGCTCGGTCGCGTCACCGGGCTGGAGCGCCGCGGCGAGAAATGGGCGCTCGTCTCGAGCGCAGGGGTCGTCATCGGCGAATGATCAGCGCCGAGCATTACGGGCATTGGCGCGGGCGACCGCCTGGTCGATCTGTGCATTGAACTCCGCGAGAAGGCGCTCCGCCTGCCGCGCGCGCGATTTCTCCTGGCGATCCGGGTGGCAGGCCCAGGCGAGGCGTCGTCGCAACGCGCCGAGCTTGGCGAGCGAGCCTTCGGCGCGCTGCAATTCGACGAGCGCCTCCTCGCGCTCGGGCAGCCGCGCGAATTTGGGCTGCGGCGGCGCTGGCGGAGGCTCCCGCGGCATGGCGGGTTCGACTCCATAGGCGCGGGATATTCGCGCCGCGCGATCTTCCTGCGAGAGCGGCGATGGCGTCGCCTTCTCGCGCAGCAGCGTTCCCATCGGCGGGGGACGCAAAGGGCCGGCGTCTCGCTCCGTGGGGCGGGTTGCTTTTTCCAGGCTATCGAGAATGGTCGCGAAATTCGTCATGGTCCCGAGCCGTAGGCAGGGCCGGGATCATGACCGCGAAGGAATGAAAGATTGGTTGATCGGGCGGGCGCCCTGCTCAGCCGTGCGCTGCGTGCTGCAGCCTATCGGCCACCTCGCGGAAGGGGTCGACGCTCGGCGGCGATTGCGGCGATTGCGTCAGCGCCTCATAGAGCTTGGGAACGAGCTGCACCGCCTGGTCCAGCTCCAAATCCGCTCCACGCTGATAACCGCCGAGCATGCGCAGATCGCGCGTATCCTCATAGCGCGACACCAGCGCGCGCAGCTTCTGAATGAGGTGACGTTGCTCCGGCTTCCAGGCGTGATGCGCGAGGCGGGAGATCGACGCTTTGAGATCGATCGCCGGATAGCGCCCCTGCTCGGCGATGGCGCGGTCGAGCACGATATGGCCGTCCAGTGTGCCGCGCACGCAATCGGCGATCGGATCATTGTGATTGTCGCCGTCGACCAGCACGGAATAGACGCCGGTGATCGAGCCGCGTCCTTCCTCGCCGGGCCCGGCGCGCTCCAGCAGTCGCGGAATATCGGCGAATATGCTCGGCGTGTAGCCATGCGCCACCGGCGGCTCGCCGGCGGCCAAAGCCACCTCCCGTGAGGCGTGCGCGAAGCGGGTCACCGAGTCGACGATCAGCAGGACGTTGCGGCCGATGTCGCGAAAATATTCAGCTATGGTGGTCGCTGTCAGCGGCGCGAGGCGGCGCATCATCGGGCTCTCGTCGCCGGTGGCGACGACGACGATCGATTCGCTCGCCTGTCCGGCAAGCACCTCGTCCAGAAATTCGCGCACCTCGCGGCCGCGCTCGCCGACGAGGCAGATCACCACCGTGTCGAAGCCCGGCGCGCGCGCCAGCATGGCCAGCAAGGTGGATTTGCCGACGCCGGAGCCGGCGAAAATGCCGATTCGCTGGCCGGCGCAGATCGGCGTGAAGCAATCGACGGCTTTGACGCCGGTGCGCACGGGCACGCTCACGCGGCCGCGTCGCATCGCCTTTGGCGCCGAGGCGTCGACGTCGAAGGCGGCGTCGCCGTCGGAGAGCTCGCCGCGCTCGTCGATGGGGCGCGCAAAAGCGTCGAGAACGCGTCCCGCCCAATCGGCGCTGGGCGCGACGGCGATCGGCCCGGCGCGATAGGCCGGCGAGTTGAGACCGATGCGGACGCGATTGTCGAAGGATTTGACGATCGCGCCGTCTCTGCCGACGCGCACCACCTGTCCCAGCGCGCCGTCCGGCGGCGCGCCGATGCGCACGCATTCGCCGAGCTCGACGAAATCGGAGAGGCCGCTGACGCGGCAATGCGACGGCGTCACCTCGGTCACGAGGCCGACGACGCGAATGTGATCGGCGCGGCGCTGGTCGCGCTCGACCGCCGCGCGGAGCCGCTGTAGCGAGGTCATGAGCCGCCGAGCGTGCGAATGGCCTCACGCTGCGAGCTGTCGAGCATGTCGTTCATCGAGCTCACGCTGTCGAAAGCGCGCGATGTGGCGATCAGCTTGGCCATTTCGTGAATCGGATTGACGTTGGAGCTCTCGATAAATCCCTGTTGCACGCCATTGCGCACGAAGTCGAGCACCGCTGTCGCCGGCTTGGAGGGAATGAGGCTGGCGTTTGGCCCGCGGGCCAAATCCGCGGTGTCGTCGAGGGTGAAGAGGCCGACGGCGCCGACTTGGCGACCACTCTGGGTGATCATGCCGTCGCGCGAGATCATCGGCGGGCCGCCATTGGGATCGAGCACGACGGCGGAATTGCCCGCGTCGAGAATCGGAAAGCCAGAGACGGTCTGCAGATCGCCGGTCTCCGTCATGCGCATGCGGCCGTCGCGCGTGTAGGCGGTTCCATTCGGCGTGCGTATGGCGAAAAAGCCTTTGCCCACAATGCCGATATCGTAAGGATCGCCAGTCTTGGTGAGCTCGCCGACGGCGCGCGAGACGAAATCCTTGCCGGCCGACACATAGGCGACTTTGCTCGTGTCCGTTTCGGAGACGACCTGCTGAAAGCTCACGCCATCGGCGCGATAGCCCGGCGTCGCCGCATTGGCGATATTGTTGGCGAGCGTCTCCATCCGCTTGTCGACGGAGACTTGCGCCGAAAGCGACACGTAAAAGGCCGATTGCATGTTGTCGAGGTCCGTGCCTGCGCTGCGGCCGCATCGCGCCGCTCCGTCATGAGGCTGACCGGTTTTGCTTGCGTGAAGCTGAAAGAAAATGTCAGCCTCGCGCAAGGGAGGGTGACTAATTCGTTAATACGAATTTCCATCGGGAGACTGGCGTCATGGGCTTTCTCGTCGGGCTGATCATCACGATGGGCTGCATGTTCGGAGGCTTCGCCGCGCTGGGCGGCCATTTGATCGTCCTTTGGCAGCCATGGGAATTCGTGATCATCATGGGCTCCTCGCTCGGCACTTTCGTCGTCGCCAATCCCACCAAGGTGATCATGGACACGGGCAAGGCGCTCGGCCAGGCGGTCATGGACAAAGGTCCGAAGCATCGCGATTTTCTCGACATACTCGGCCTGCTGCACGCTCTGATGCGGGAGTTGCGCAGCAAGCCGCGCAACGAGGTCGAGGCGCATGTCGACAATCCGGCGGAATCGAAGATATTCACGGCTTTTCCGAAGGTCCTCGCCAATAAGGAGATGACCACCTTCATCTGCGATTACTGCCGTCTCTTCATCATCGGCAACGTCCGCACATTCGAGATCGAGGCGCTGATGGACGAGGAGATCGCCGCCATTCGCTATGATCGGCTGAAGCCCTATCATGCGCTGACCTCGGTCGGCGACGGCCTGCCGGCGCTCGGAATCGTGGCGGCCGTGCTCGGCGTCATCAAGGCGATGGGCGCACTGGATCAATCGCCGGAGCTGCTGGGCGGCCTCATCGGCGCCGCCATGGTCGGCACATTCGCCGGCATCTTCGTTTCCTACGGCATCGTCACGCCGCTGGCCTTCAAGGTGAAGGTCGCGCGCAGCAAGGAATGCCACCTCTACGTCATCGTCAAGCAGACGCTGCTCGCTTTCATGAATGGCGCCATGCCGCAAGTGGCGGTCGAGCACGGTCGTAAATCCATTCCCGCCTATGAGCGTCCCTCTATCGACGAGGTCGAGAATGAGACGCTCTCCGGCGGCGGCGCGGCCGAGGCGGCGTGATCGACATGAGCATGGACGGCGCGGTCGAATTCGCCTCGCAGGGAGTGAGGGAGCGTCTGCTCTCGGGCGGCGGCCCCTCGCTCGATCGCATGCCGCTGTTGCGCGCGGTGTTCGACGC from Methylosinus sp. C49 encodes the following:
- a CDS encoding transglycosylase SLT domain-containing protein encodes the protein MIRASNENAVPLAVLYAVALTETGQKGALNAFAMNVEGRAVFSADFREAMMRFLAAKRSGAVLIDIGCMQVNHHYHGARFASVEAMFDPRANVDYAARFLKDLHKREGTWTSAVARYHAGPKNTPAQKSYVCAVIANMIASGFGAWTDASRDFCRPRREAASH
- the flgF gene encoding flagellar basal-body rod protein FlgF encodes the protein MQSAFYVSLSAQVSVDKRMETLANNIANAATPGYRADGVSFQQVVSETDTSKVAYVSAGKDFVSRAVGELTKTGDPYDIGIVGKGFFAIRTPNGTAYTRDGRMRMTETGDLQTVSGFPILDAGNSAVVLDPNGGPPMISRDGMITQSGRQVGAVGLFTLDDTADLARGPNASLIPSKPATAVLDFVRNGVQQGFIESSNVNPIHEMAKLIATSRAFDSVSSMNDMLDSSQREAIRTLGGS
- the fliI gene encoding flagellar protein export ATPase FliI — its product is MTSLQRLRAAVERDQRRADHIRVVGLVTEVTPSHCRVSGLSDFVELGECVRIGAPPDGALGQVVRVGRDGAIVKSFDNRVRIGLNSPAYRAGPIAVAPSADWAGRVLDAFARPIDERGELSDGDAAFDVDASAPKAMRRGRVSVPVRTGVKAVDCFTPICAGQRIGIFAGSGVGKSTLLAMLARAPGFDTVVICLVGERGREVREFLDEVLAGQASESIVVVATGDESPMMRRLAPLTATTIAEYFRDIGRNVLLIVDSVTRFAHASREVALAAGEPPVAHGYTPSIFADIPRLLERAGPGEEGRGSITGVYSVLVDGDNHNDPIADCVRGTLDGHIVLDRAIAEQGRYPAIDLKASISRLAHHAWKPEQRHLIQKLRALVSRYEDTRDLRMLGGYQRGADLELDQAVQLVPKLYEALTQSPQSPPSVDPFREVADRLQHAAHG
- the motA gene encoding flagellar motor stator protein MotA, whose amino-acid sequence is MGFLVGLIITMGCMFGGFAALGGHLIVLWQPWEFVIIMGSSLGTFVVANPTKVIMDTGKALGQAVMDKGPKHRDFLDILGLLHALMRELRSKPRNEVEAHVDNPAESKIFTAFPKVLANKEMTTFICDYCRLFIIGNVRTFEIEALMDEEIAAIRYDRLKPYHALTSVGDGLPALGIVAAVLGVIKAMGALDQSPELLGGLIGAAMVGTFAGIFVSYGIVTPLAFKVKVARSKECHLYVIVKQTLLAFMNGAMPQVAVEHGRKSIPAYERPSIDEVENETLSGGGAAEAA